In one window of Mercurialis annua linkage group LG4, ddMerAnnu1.2, whole genome shotgun sequence DNA:
- the LOC126679439 gene encoding serine/threonine-protein kinase/endoribonuclease IRE1a, which translates to MKIHSLGVLLCLILLLPPLVIGSDRFGSDSTQLISASTSASQLVDSRAPSRAGARSLKSLSSPLEDSTELVALLNGTIYLEDANSGRVFWSFSSGAPIYSSYQAPFDQDNGNENDFGASTGFFVDYGDDWQLYVHGKHSSGMKLSMNIEEFIKITPHVSEDGAVILGSKTTTVFVVEAKTGKLVQTYNSFDSPSTLKRDEESYALLKENKKNGDLIISESASAAQLMYITRKDYTLQTFGPNSDKISWNMKVAMIGAASICRDVESRSDYNMPLSCQSRWMVVRRQHKSQSADEKLPLPDSDPVLPSQPRVDKLLEDQHEGRRLSEFAADPVLPLQPKVDEFPNSHTTDNSEGIFDLSTDSGAVDARVAFDDGLNILIKRSTAFSFMFFIVVFLLGFIFYPNDQVGKDKLCSEGLSSVSSSKASSSKRKKNRKSSKKNGIVETKDAVALLENGDGYAHSDGDEKMLLDLNKHVDNSIDGHRIGKLFVSNTEIAKGSNGTIVLEGIYEGRPVAVKRLVQSHHEAAFKEIQNLIASDRHPNIVRWHGVEYDKDFVYVSLERCTCSLDDLIQIFSDFSLNQVYSEDQATRVAIEYKVRLDKVKGIMQDINLWKSNGRPSPLMLVLMRNIVCGLVHLHELGIIHRDLKPQNVLILKDRFLCAKLSDMGISKRLLGDMSSLGYHATGCGSSGWQSPEQLLHGRQTRAVDLFSLGCVLFFCITGGRHPFGERLERDINIVKNKKDLFLIEYFPEAEDLISRLLNHDPNLRPKSLDVLHHPIFWNSEMRLSFLRDTSDRVELEDRESSSDLLKALENIAPTALGGKWDERMEPAFIANIGHYRRYKYDSVRDLLRVLRNKLNHYRELPKEIQELVGPVPEGYDSYYTSRFPKLLIEVYKVVSRFCREEDCFHKYFNGIVV; encoded by the exons ATGAAAATCCATTCACTTGGTGTTTTATTATGCTTGATATTATTATTACCACCATTAGTTATCGGCTCGGATCGATTCGGCTCCGACAGTACCCAACTGATTTCGGCTTCTACTTCGGCTTCTCAGTTGGTTGATTCCAGAGCTCCTTCTCGAGCCGGAGCCCGCTCTCTCAAATCACTCTCATC ACCCTTGGAAGATTCTACTGAATTAGTTGCCCTCCTAAATGGGACTATTTATTTGGAAGACGCAAATTCTGGGAGAGTGTTCTGGTCATTTTCATCTGGAGCACCAATATACTCATCATATCAAGCTCCTTTTGATCAGGATAACGGCAATGAAAATGATTTTGGAGCAAGTACTGGATTCTTTGTAGACTACGGAGATGATTGGCAGCTGTATGTGCATGGAAAACACTCTAGTGGAATG AAACTTTCAATGAATATCGAAGAATTCATCAAAATTACACCGCATGTATCAGAAGATGGAGCTGTCATACTTGGATCTAAGACAACTACTGTTTTTGTTGTTGAGGCTAAGACTGGAAAACTTGTACAAACTTATAACTCATTTGATTCTCCATCTACATTGAAACGAGATGAAGAAAGTTATGCATTGTTGAAggagaataaaaaaaatggggATTTGATAATTTCCGAATCGGCAAGTGCTGCTCAACTCATGTATATCACAAGGAAAGATTATACATTGCAAACCTTTGGTCCAAATTCAGACAAAATATCATGGAATATGAAAGTGGCAATGATTGGGGCTGCTTCTATTTGTCGAGATGTTGAGAGTCGAAGTGATTATAATATGCCTTTGTCTTGTCAATCTAGATGGATGGTAGTTCGAAGGCAGCATAAGTCACAATCTGCTGATGAAAAACTTCCATTACCTGATTCAGATCCGGTGCTTCCATCACAGCCTAGAGTTGACAAATTGTTAGAGGACCAGCACGAGGGAAGGAGGCTTTCAGAGTTTGCTGCAGATCCTGTGCTTCCTTTGCAGCCCAAAGTTGATGAATTCCCAAATTCTCACACCACTGATAACAGTGAAGGAATCTTTGACCTGTCTACTGATTCTGGGGCAGTTGATGCAAGAGTGGCTTTTGATGATGGGTTAAACATCCTCATCAAGAGATCAACAGCATTTTCCTTCATGTTCTTTATTGTCGTCTTTCTGTTGGGATTTATTTTCTACCCCAATGATCAAGTGGGTAAAGATAAACTTTGTTCTGAGGGACTCTCTAGTGTTAGTAGTTCAAAAGCATCATCTtccaaaagaaagaaaaacaggAAATCCAGCAAGAAGAATGGCATTGTTGAGACGAAAGATGCAGTTGCGCTCTTGGAAAATGGGGATGGATATGCTCATAGTGATGGTGATGAAAAAATGTTGTTGGACCTCAATAAACATGTTGATAATAGCATTGATGGACATAGAATTGGTAAGTTGTTTGTATCAAATACCGAAATTGCAAAGGGAAGTAACGGTACCATTGTTCTTGAAGGAATATATGAAGGTCGACCAGTTGCTGTGAAACGCCTTGTTCAATCTCATCATGAGGCGGCTTTCAAAGAAATTCAGAATCTTATTGCATCAGACAGGCATCCAAATATAGTTCGATGGCATGGCGTGGAGTATGATAAAGATTTTGTCTATGTTTCCTTAGAGCGTTGCACATGCAGCTTAGATGATTTGATTCAGATATTTTCTGATTTCTCGCTAAACCAAGTTTACAGTGAGGACCAAGCTACTAGAGTCGCAATTGAATATAAAGTTCGGTTAGATAAGGTGAAGGGTATAATGCAGGATATAAATTTATGGAAGTCCAATGGTCGTCCATCACCTCTGATGTTAGTATTGATGAG GAATATAGTATGTGGGCTTGTGCATCTGCATGAATTGGGTATAATTCACCGAGACTTGAAACCTCAAAATGTATTAATACTTAAGGATAGATTTTTATGTGCAAAGCTTTCTGATATGGGAATCAGCAAGCGCCTCCTTGGGGATATGTCTTCCTTGGGTTATCATGCTACTG GTTGTGGCAGTTCTGGTTGGCAATCCCCTGAACAGCTTCTTCATGGACGTCAAACACGTGCAGTTGATTTATTTAGTTTAGGCTGTGTCCTCTTTTTCTGCATAACTGGTGGCCGGCATCCATTTGGGGAGCGTCTTGAACGGGATATCAATATTGTCAAAAACAAAAAGGACCTTTTTCTGATTGAGTATTTTCCAGAAGCTGAAGATCTTATATCCCGCCTACTAAACCATGACCCCAATTTGAG GCCAAAATCACTGGATGTGCTGCACCACCCAATATTTTGGAATTCTGAGATGAGATTGTCGTTTCTTCGTGACACGAGTGACCGTGTGGAACTGGAAGATAGGGAGTCCAGTTCCGATCTCTTGAAAGCATTAGAGAATATTGCACCAACCGCACTTGGTGGTAAATGGGATGAAAGGATGGAACCTGCATTTATAGCTAATATTGGCCATTACAGGCGCTACAAGTATGACAGTGTTCGAGATTTGTTGCGAGTCTTGCGAAACAAGTTGAACCATTATCGAGAACTTCCTAAAGAAATTCAg GAGCTTGTCGGACCAGTTCCGGAAGGATATGATAGCTATTATACGAGTCGATTTCCTAAGCTGTTGATTGAAGTGTATAAAGTTGTATCAAGATTCTGTAGGGAAGAGGATTGCTTTCACAAGTATTTCAATGGCATTGTTGTTTAA